One Thunnus albacares chromosome 12, fThuAlb1.1, whole genome shotgun sequence genomic region harbors:
- the rnf182 gene encoding E3 ubiquitin-protein ligase RNF182, translating to MMIELQSMEDGCGHVDILSTEELECKICYCTYNLGSRRPKVLECCHRLCAKCLAKILDLGESPPNAVVCPFCRYVTRLPGDAVSTLPDDCNLVAALALQSRNQRNLHFHQEATTELLLSPRHLSSLMSSNPSATSPSSSSSSTTTYSSIRGSPNFVVITIMEPPPAPSSNQDLHRQARGSHAANRGYRSSSLDSMASITQRWTVWNCAALLCQTSARVLVWVLGLLYFSSLPMGVYLLIMQRTTLGVLLVSLVPASLIMIMVYGFCQCICHEFWDCIPP from the coding sequence ATGATGATTGAGCTGCAAAGCATGGAGGATGGTTGTGGCCACGTGGACATACTGAGCACCGAGGAGCTGGAGTGTAAGATCTGCTATTGCACGTATAACCTGGGGAGTCGCAGGCCAAAGGTGCTTGAATGCTGCCACCGTCTGTGCGCCAAATGTCTTGCTAAGATTCTGGACCTCGGTGAGTCACCTCCCAACGCTGTGGTGTGCCCGTTCTGCCGCTATGTCACCAGACTGCCAGGGGATGCTGTGAGCACCCTTCCAGATGACTGCAACCTGGTGGCGGCGCTGGCCCTCCAAAGCAGGAACCAGAGGAACCTCCACTTCCACCAGGAGGCAACCACAGAGCTGCTCCTGAGCCCCAGGCATCTGAGCTCGCTGATGAGTAGCAACCCATCAGCAACGTCcccttcttcatcctcttcctccaccaccacctacTCCTCCATCCGGGGCTCTCCTAACTTTGTGGTCATCACCATCATGGAGCCTCCGCCGGCACCCTCCTCAAATCAGGACCTCCATCGCCAGGCACGTGGATCCCACGCTGCAAACCGTGGCTACCGTTCATCAAGTCTGGACTCCATGGCATCCATCACACAGAGGTGGACAGTGTGGAACTGTGCAGCCCTCCTGTGTCAGACCTCGGCCCGGGTGCTGGTGTGGGTGCTTGGGCTGTTGTACTTCAGTTCGCTGCCCATGGGGGTTTACCTGCTTATAATGCAGAGGACAACACTTGGGGTGTTGCTGGTGAGCCTGGTTCCTGCCAGCCTCATCATGATCATGGTCTACGGGTTCTGCCAGTGTATCTGCCATGAGTTCTGGGACTGCATACCACCGTAA
- the LOC122993416 gene encoding uncharacterized protein LOC122993416 produces the protein MTQRRPHTASSKTQRRDLLCKLHATIQCTPDGLFLSLPDVKAAHAFQFLKTIADCLYCWSLTDFNMASSFTVSSIQKIAQISPACATQMSAMRPVLQCHCTAAFNPPEVYKQLADVFLNTQEGLECEQCLFVGPQGCAIPVRLSDAQRKLVNDKDSFPYITVAVSPGCDPQQLESMVAQCQALRGAAQTPQTQTITHLGLELYMLSLTEHIQLPQSRFVLQQPPLPTQYGPPSELSEVPSILWAKHKNHVGFVNSAPPHKVTLKPGAKLPMVRQYNLPHKSIAGIEGVIQSLLDQGVLVQTTSPCNTPILPIPKANRPDEWRFVQDLQAINSIVVPTAPIVPDTNSILASLPSNSTHYTVIDLSSAFFSIPLHPDSQYLFAFTFKGKQYTWQRLPQGFVESPTVYAAAVKRDLDDLHFPGGSTLLQYADDLLIASPSQEACRTDSILLLQRLAECGHRASLAKLQFCRSEVTYLGHVLKNGQRLLSPERLKLLVNMPPPTTKKQMLSFLGMANYCRHWIFEYAAMDSVLRNATLQSAPPKVQWTEDMNKAFQDLKHALTLAPALGLPDYHQPFHLHVHERDGFATGILVQKHGSHYRPVAYYSSRLTPVVLGMPGCLRAVAAVAIMIEKSSPIVLAHDCVVHVPHAVLHILNTSATQHMTAARRSGYEAIILHSPHITLKRSPPLNPATLLPLIDTDDEHDCITTIDLCTSPRPDLLQTPIPNSDLIFYTDGSASRPSDSTHLAGYAVVNDWGVVEAKALPPGTSAQAAELYALTRACILASGKVATIYTDSRYAFGAAHDFGQLWKMRGFVSSSGKPLQHHTLVNETSLGTPE, from the exons ATGACACAGAGACGACCCCACACTGCAAGTAGCAAAACTCAGAGACGAG ATTTACTTTGCAAGCTACATGCCACCATTCAATGCACACCTGATGGATTGTTTTTAAGCCTACCTGATGTGAAGGCTGCTCatgcatttcagtttttgaaaactATTGctgattgtttgtattgttggtCATTGACTGATTTTAACATGGCTTCCAGTTTCACAGTATCTAGCATTCAAAAAATTGCTCAAATTTCACCAGCATGTGCAACACAGATGTCTGCCATGAGGCCTGTACTACAGTGTCACTGTACAGCAGCATTTAACCCCCCAGAGGTGTACAAACAAttagctgatgtgtttttgaatacaCAAGAGGGGTTGGAGTGtgaacaatgtttgtttgttggtccaCAGGGATGTGCAATTCCAGTTCGGTTATCTGACGCACAGCGCAAATTGGTTAATGATAAAGATTCATTTCCATACATCACTGTAGCTGTCTCTCCTGGCTGTGACCCACAACAGCTTGAAAGCATGGTGGCACAGTGCCAGGCATTGAGAGGAGCTGCGCAGACTCCTCAAACTCAAACAATAACACACTTGGGCCTTGAGCTGTACATGTTATCTTTAACTGAGCACATCCAGCTACCTCAGAGTAGGTTTGTTTTGCAACAACCACCCCTCCCCACACAGTATGGGCCTCCATCAGAGCTTTCAGAGGTTCCATCTATTTTATGGGCTAAACATAAAAACCATGTGGGTTTTGTGAATTCGGCTCCACCTCACAAAGTCACACTCAAACCTGGTGCTAAACTACCAATGGTCAGGCAATACAATTTGCCACACAAGTCAATTGCTGGTATTGAAGGTGTAATTCAGTCTTTACTGGATCAAGGTGTGTTGGTTCAAACAACAAGCCCATGTAACACACCCATTTTACCCATTCCAAAAGCAAACCGCCCAGATGAATGGCGTTTTGTACAAGATTTGCAAGCTATTAATAGCATTGTAGTGCCAACAGCTCCAATTGTGCCAGACACAAATTcgattttagcttcactaccaTCCAACTCAACACACTACACAGTCATTGATTTGAGTTCAGCTTTTTTCTCAATCCCGTTGCATCCAGATAGCCAGTATCTGTTTGCATTCACATTCAAAGGAAAACAGTACACCTGGCAGCGTTTGCCTCAGGGTTTTGTCGAGAGTCCTACAGTTTACGCAGCAGCAGTGAAACGGGACTTGGATGACCTCCACTTTCCAGGGGGCTCCACTCTCCTACAGTATGCAGATGACCTCCTGATAGCTTCACCATCACAGGAAGCTTGTCGAACGGACTCCATCTTGCTCCTACAGAGACTAGCTGAGTGTGGTCATAGAGCATCACTTGCCAAACTGCAATTTTGTCGGTCTGAGGTGACATACTTGggtcatgttttgaaaaatggacAGCGCCTGTTGTCACCGGAGAGGTTGAAACTGCTGGTTAACATGCCTCCTCCCACAACCAAGAAACAAATGCTCTCGTTCTTGGGGATGGCGAATTATTGCAGACATTGGATCTTTGAGTATGCTGCTATGGACTCTGTTTTGCGAAACGCCACACTGCAATCAGCTCCTCCCAAGGTGCAGTGGACTGAGGACATGAACAAAGCTTTTCAGGACCTGAAACATGCTCTCACCTTGGCTCCGGCATTGGGGCTGCCGGACTATCATCAGCCGTTCCATCTGCATGTACATGAACGAGATGGCTTTGCTACAGGCATTCTCGTGCAAAAACATGGGTCTCATTACCGTCCAGTTGCGTACTACTCCTCTCGACTAACCCCTGTGGTTCTTGGCATGCCAGGTTGCTTAAGAGCGGTGGCCGCCGTTGCCATCATGATTGAGAAATCTTCTCCAATTGTACTGGCTCATGACTGTGTTGTGCACGTTCCACATGCAGTACTTCACATCTTGAACACATCTGCTACCCAACACATGACAGCTGCACGTCGTTCAGGCTATGAAGCAATCATTCTTCATAGTCCACACATCACTTTAAAACGCTCACCTCCATTGAATCCAGCTACTCTCCTTCCATTGATTGACACAGATGATGAGCATGATTGCATCACAACTATTGACCTGTGTACATCCCCAAGGCCAGACTTGTTGCAGACACCAATACCCaattctgatttgattttttacaCTGATGGTTCAGCTAGCAGACCATCTGATAGCACACATCTAGCTGGCTATGCAGTAGTTAACGATTGGGGGGTAGTAGAGGCAAAAGCACTGCCTCCAGGTACCTCTGCTCAAGCAGCAGAACTGTATGCTCTAACTAGAGCGTGTATTCTTGCTTCTGGTAAGGTGGCTACTATTTACACTGACTCAAGATATGCATTTGGCGCTGCTCATGATTTTGGCCAGTTATGGAAGATGAGAGGTTTTGTGTCATCTTCTGGAAAACCACTACAGCATCACACTTTGGTTAATGAGACGAGTTTGGGGAcacc AGAATGA